GATCAGCGTTACGCGCCCGTGACCTAACGAGCCGGCCCGACCCATCCATTTCCCCAGATCCCATCTAGTCTTCCTAGCTCACTTCCCGCATGGCTTCCCGGGTGTAGCCTGTATTGTTCTATATATAGGACCCGACACTGCCTCCTAGGAAAGCAAACACATTCTCCGCTCAAGGATCGATACACACCTGCCTTACAAGTTATAATATCCTCTGCTAGCTCTCTTTACAGTTCCAACCGCAATGGCTGCCAGGAGAACCATTCTTCTCGCCGTGGCTGCGATGGCCGTCCTGAGCACCGCGTCAGCGGCAATCTACAACGTGGGCGAGCCGGGCGGCGCATGGGACCTCAGCACCAAATACGACACTTGGGCGTCCTCTAGGAACTTCCAAACCAGCGATCGGATCGTGTTCAAGtactcccctcaggcacacgatgtCCTTGAAGTCAGCAAGGCAGACTACGATTCTTGCAGCACTGCCAACCCCGTCACCACCTTCAACTCCGGGAATGATGTT
The sequence above is a segment of the Triticum dicoccoides isolate Atlit2015 ecotype Zavitan unplaced genomic scaffold, WEW_v2.0 scaffold203646, whole genome shotgun sequence genome. Coding sequences within it:
- the LOC119345080 gene encoding mavicyanin-like, whose product is MAARRTILLAVAAMAVLSTASAAIYNVGEPGGAWDLSTKYDTWASSRNFQTSDRIVFKYSPQAHDVLEVSKADYDSCSTANPVTTFNSGNDVVTLTATGTRYFICGFPGHCAGGMKVKIDVMSGSSSMSPAPASGPSASNAPPPTPVSAATNVEATGFGLAVLLAIAGLMA